A part of Myxococcus landrumus genomic DNA contains:
- a CDS encoding alginate lyase family protein has protein sequence MGTLDYYAAIARLAPGALALSAVRRVQGVARQARYRRREPTNQVRLLQALGVSRAEALAMRVFGSRTSRVWCDVSQRASVLEALAAIPGARERANVRARTALRQEWNVFGTRVAFGEGRPVDWSLDVLSGHRYPLTPAARMQLHSIGNDPKYPWVMGRLDSVVALGQGYWVEPSPEERSRLVTAFVMQVLDFLQANPVGLGVHWTCPMEVALRASNLAQALLMFSDAAPVRRAEFLVPVLGSLVDHTAWVEAHLEDRGAVPNNHLVSNHVGLLVVGLLFPELPGASRQVARAVEGLAQQMAAQVNVEGTSFEGSIPYHRLSVELFTLALLVARGMGVPLGLAYEARLKRMFHAVRAWCSETGLAPQLGDNDSGRVFPLRERGDLEQGYLVGLGAALFGDSSLRDGELPDEAVWLLGQQGVERHRRLAPGRPQRSISFPEGGFHVLRGAGAVVTVSAGKQGQRGVGGHSHNDKLSFELHLGGRPVIVDPGTGSYTRDPATRNAFRGTAAHNTVQVDGAEQAALDPARLFALPEEARARVVAFLPGPRVDRLRVRHDGYRMLPAPVGIERTFRLDRRERVLAGRDGFIGTGRHEVVGRFHLPDEQARRVTLDGQVLGRALRAAEEPLELGDFAVELGPPGAVLAWLVLERGLEPELVSSRYSPGYGRVVPSVTVEFRGQVRPPAVMRWVVVFR, from the coding sequence ATGGGGACTCTCGACTACTACGCGGCCATCGCCCGGCTGGCACCAGGGGCCCTGGCCCTCAGTGCGGTGAGGCGAGTGCAGGGGGTGGCGCGACAGGCGCGCTACCGGCGCCGCGAGCCCACGAACCAGGTGCGGCTGCTGCAAGCCCTGGGCGTCTCGCGAGCAGAGGCGCTCGCGATGAGAGTCTTCGGGAGCCGCACCTCTCGCGTCTGGTGTGATGTGTCCCAGCGCGCGTCCGTCCTGGAGGCGCTCGCGGCGATTCCTGGCGCCCGCGAGCGCGCCAACGTCCGGGCGAGGACCGCGCTTCGTCAGGAATGGAACGTCTTCGGGACGCGCGTCGCATTTGGCGAGGGGCGTCCGGTGGACTGGTCGCTCGATGTGCTCAGCGGCCATCGCTACCCCCTGACGCCCGCGGCGAGGATGCAGCTCCATTCCATTGGCAACGACCCGAAGTACCCGTGGGTGATGGGGCGGCTCGACAGCGTGGTGGCGCTGGGGCAGGGATACTGGGTGGAGCCGTCTCCGGAGGAGCGCTCGCGGCTGGTCACCGCGTTCGTGATGCAGGTGCTCGACTTCCTCCAGGCCAACCCCGTGGGGCTGGGCGTCCATTGGACGTGCCCCATGGAGGTCGCGCTGCGGGCGAGCAATCTCGCGCAGGCGCTCCTCATGTTCTCCGACGCGGCGCCCGTGCGGCGCGCGGAGTTCCTCGTGCCGGTGCTCGGCTCGCTCGTGGACCACACGGCCTGGGTGGAGGCACATCTCGAGGACCGGGGCGCGGTGCCCAACAACCATCTCGTCTCGAACCACGTGGGGCTGCTCGTGGTGGGGTTGCTCTTCCCGGAGCTGCCGGGGGCCTCGAGGCAGGTGGCCCGCGCGGTGGAGGGGCTTGCCCAGCAGATGGCCGCGCAGGTGAATGTCGAGGGCACGTCCTTCGAGGGCTCCATTCCCTACCATCGGCTGTCGGTGGAGTTGTTCACGCTGGCGTTGCTCGTGGCGCGAGGAATGGGTGTGCCGCTGGGCCTGGCCTATGAGGCGCGGCTGAAGCGCATGTTCCACGCGGTGCGCGCGTGGTGTTCCGAGACGGGGCTCGCGCCGCAACTGGGGGACAATGACTCCGGACGCGTGTTCCCGCTTCGCGAGCGCGGAGACCTGGAGCAGGGCTATCTCGTGGGGCTGGGCGCGGCGCTCTTTGGAGACTCGAGCCTGCGCGACGGGGAGCTTCCGGACGAGGCCGTGTGGCTCCTCGGGCAGCAGGGAGTGGAGCGTCACCGGCGCCTGGCTCCGGGACGTCCGCAGCGCTCCATCAGCTTTCCGGAGGGAGGCTTCCACGTGCTGCGGGGCGCGGGGGCCGTCGTCACGGTGAGCGCTGGCAAGCAGGGCCAGCGCGGCGTGGGCGGTCACAGCCACAACGACAAGCTGTCGTTCGAGCTGCACCTGGGAGGACGTCCCGTCATCGTGGACCCTGGAACGGGCTCGTACACGAGAGACCCCGCGACGCGGAATGCGTTTCGCGGCACGGCGGCGCACAACACCGTGCAAGTGGATGGCGCGGAGCAGGCCGCGTTGGACCCCGCTCGGTTGTTCGCACTGCCGGAGGAGGCTCGGGCGCGCGTGGTGGCCTTCCTTCCCGGGCCGCGCGTGGACAGGTTGCGTGTCCGGCACGACGGCTATCGCATGCTCCCGGCACCCGTGGGCATCGAGCGCACGTTCCGGTTGGACCGGCGCGAGCGGGTGCTCGCGGGGCGGGATGGATTCATCGGGACGGGGCGGCACGAAGTGGTGGGGCGTTTTCATCTCCCGGACGAGCAGGCCCGGCGCGTGACGTTGGACGGGCAGGTGCTCGGGCGCGCGCTGCGAGCGGCGGAGGAGCCGCTGGAGCTGGGGGACTTCGCGGTGGAGCTGGGGCCTCCGGGGGCGGTGCTCGCGTGGCTCGTGTTGGAGCGGGGGCTGGAGCCCGAGCTGGTCTCGTCCCGGTACTCACCGGGCTATGGCCGGGTGGTGCCCTCGGTGACGGTGGAGTTTCGGGGGCAGGTGCGGCCTCCAGCGGTCATGAGGTGGGTGGTTGTCTTCAGGTGA
- a CDS encoding HAMP domain-containing histidine kinase — MPIPLRVHAGAWSGWGVDIAFDAGIEQALAAVAERALRRGALAGMELLLLETLRLTSASGAALFDGNTCVARAGTHAAGFPSSTGRRLRLWPERTGHQDSALLERLSAFGGALLAAHARETSAQARHARLLSARRTLEQEVARWEVRRSLAAHDLRTPLMVVRGYVDMMLKGHAGPLCSTMQRYLDRMARATQDQRAVIDQRLGRNPTTDLSPLLHKVLSPHAKQSPRWELTLALPDRPMRVRASASQLEAWVRVLARALATTRATSVWLLASRIDATRCWQLELRMQGGHAPAERPLAVVREHTRRLGGTLRAPTEDARPWVIQLPAEAGAEAP; from the coding sequence ATGCCCATACCTCTGCGCGTGCATGCGGGTGCTTGGAGTGGGTGGGGCGTCGACATCGCGTTCGACGCGGGGATAGAGCAGGCGCTGGCCGCGGTCGCCGAGCGCGCGCTGCGCCGTGGCGCCCTCGCGGGCATGGAGCTTCTCCTGCTCGAGACACTTCGACTGACGAGTGCCTCTGGCGCGGCGCTCTTCGATGGAAACACGTGCGTCGCCAGGGCGGGCACGCATGCCGCGGGCTTCCCGTCGAGCACGGGACGCCGCCTGCGACTGTGGCCCGAGCGGACCGGTCATCAGGACAGCGCGCTGCTCGAGCGGTTGTCCGCTTTCGGTGGCGCGCTGCTCGCCGCCCACGCACGCGAGACCTCCGCCCAGGCGCGGCACGCACGGCTCCTGTCAGCGCGCCGGACCTTGGAGCAGGAGGTGGCCCGCTGGGAGGTGCGACGCTCGCTGGCGGCGCATGACCTGCGCACGCCGTTGATGGTTGTTCGGGGTTACGTCGACATGATGCTGAAGGGCCATGCGGGTCCCCTCTGCTCGACGATGCAGCGCTACCTGGACCGGATGGCGCGGGCCACGCAGGACCAGCGGGCCGTCATCGACCAACGTCTGGGCCGCAACCCCACCACCGACCTGAGTCCCCTGCTCCACAAGGTGCTCAGTCCCCATGCGAAGCAGTCGCCCCGCTGGGAGCTGACACTCGCCCTGCCCGACCGTCCCATGCGGGTGAGGGCGAGCGCCTCCCAGTTGGAGGCATGGGTGCGCGTCCTGGCGCGCGCCCTCGCGACGACGCGGGCCACCTCGGTGTGGCTCCTCGCGTCGCGCATCGATGCCACGCGGTGCTGGCAGCTCGAACTCCGGATGCAGGGGGGACACGCGCCCGCGGAGCGGCCGCTCGCGGTGGTGCGTGAACACACCCGGCGGCTCGGGGGGACGCTGCGCGCGCCCACGGAGGACGCGCGGCCCTGGGTCATCCAGCTTCCAGCGGAGGCGGGCGCCGAGGCGCCCTGA